In [Leptolyngbya] sp. PCC 7376, a genomic segment contains:
- the hflX gene encoding GTPase HflX: protein MRETPINTSIYGSLKGLKSSQLKQLQRLYQQSVPSDRLTTPELAQRIAALSTDLNQSVCVYLNRRGKVIRVGVGSPRQTQIPAIELPRYGAERLSGIRCLAATPKDVPPKESSLTAMVLQRLDALVTFTLTQTGTTKRGRGATGYVKNGYVAHLLPQTHPSHEYWEVSDAEPLEAIAEQDFLDLVEGLEEEFRREFTAQKVDQTHDRVILVGLQTDGIKDQRFTDGLTELARLVDTAGGEVLLTMEQRRSHPHPQTLVGSGKVDDIALQIQTLGASLVVFDQDLSPAQSRNLERKFGVKVCDRTEVILDIFAQRAQSRAGKLQVELAQLEYMLPRLTGRGQAMSRLGGGIGTRGPGETKLETERRTIQNRLSRLQKEVDQLQAHRSRMRNQRQRQDVPTFSIVGYTNAGKSTLINALTNAEVYAADQLFATLDPTTRRLTLTDDDHQARTILLTDTVGFIHELPPALVDAFRATLEEVTEADALIHVIDLSHPAWQHQLHSVEKILEEMPIMPAQALLVFNKLDQVPSEALDTAKTLYPHAIFISAGDRLGFETLRQRLTQMLKHL, encoded by the coding sequence TTGCGCGAAACGCCTATTAATACAAGTATCTACGGCAGCCTTAAAGGTCTCAAAAGTAGCCAACTCAAACAACTCCAGCGGCTATATCAGCAATCTGTGCCGAGCGATCGCCTGACAACGCCAGAATTAGCTCAGCGTATCGCGGCCTTGAGTACAGATCTCAACCAGTCTGTGTGTGTTTATCTCAACCGACGCGGCAAGGTGATTCGAGTAGGGGTCGGTTCACCACGACAAACCCAGATTCCTGCGATTGAACTGCCTCGTTATGGTGCGGAACGTTTATCCGGGATTCGTTGCTTGGCTGCCACGCCGAAAGATGTACCGCCAAAAGAATCCAGCTTGACAGCGATGGTATTGCAACGATTGGATGCGTTGGTCACGTTCACTTTGACGCAAACGGGTACAACAAAACGTGGGCGTGGTGCGACGGGCTATGTAAAAAATGGTTATGTGGCGCATCTTTTACCGCAAACTCATCCATCCCATGAGTATTGGGAGGTTTCTGATGCGGAACCTCTAGAGGCGATCGCCGAACAGGATTTTCTCGATCTAGTTGAAGGCTTAGAGGAAGAATTTCGCCGAGAATTTACCGCCCAGAAAGTTGACCAAACCCATGACCGCGTCATTCTGGTGGGGTTACAGACGGATGGTATTAAAGACCAGCGTTTTACTGATGGCCTTACGGAATTAGCGCGTCTCGTGGATACTGCTGGCGGAGAAGTGCTTTTGACCATGGAGCAGCGGCGATCGCATCCTCATCCCCAAACCTTAGTTGGTTCCGGTAAGGTTGATGACATTGCTCTCCAGATTCAAACCCTTGGCGCTAGTCTCGTGGTATTTGATCAAGATTTATCTCCGGCTCAGAGTCGTAATCTCGAACGAAAATTTGGTGTCAAAGTCTGCGATCGCACCGAGGTGATTCTCGATATTTTTGCCCAGCGTGCCCAGTCCCGTGCCGGAAAATTGCAGGTGGAGTTGGCGCAGCTCGAATATATGTTGCCCCGCTTAACCGGTCGCGGTCAGGCGATGTCCCGTTTAGGTGGTGGTATTGGTACGCGAGGCCCCGGTGAAACAAAACTCGAAACGGAACGCCGTACTATTCAAAATCGTTTAAGTCGCCTCCAAAAAGAAGTTGATCAATTGCAAGCCCATCGCTCACGTATGCGCAACCAGCGGCAGCGACAGGATGTCCCCACTTTTTCGATTGTTGGTTATACCAATGCCGGGAAGTCAACTCTCATTAATGCCCTCACCAATGCTGAGGTGTACGCGGCAGATCAACTATTTGCGACTCTCGATCCAACGACTCGTCGCTTAACGTTGACCGATGATGACCATCAGGCGAGAACCATTTTGCTGACGGACACTGTGGGTTTTATCCATGAATTGCCCCCAGCATTGGTTGATGCCTTTCGGGCTACTTTGGAGGAAGTGACGGAAGCTGATGCGTTGATCCATGTGATTGATTTGTCACACCCAGCTTGGCAACATCAATTGCATTCGGTCGAAAAAATTCTTGAGGAAATGCCGATTATGCCGGCCCAAGCGCTACTGGTTTTCAACAAACTCGATCAAGTACCCAGCGAAGCTCTAGACACAGCGAAAACTCTTTACCCTCACGCCATCTTTATTTCGGCGGGCGATCGCCTGGGCTTTGAGACCTTGCGCCAAAGATTAACGCAAATGTTAAAACATCTCTAA